The proteins below are encoded in one region of Deinococcus aquaedulcis:
- a CDS encoding 50S ribosomal protein L11 methyltransferase has translation MLVYHLPGTFDTRDDHLDLLWQAGATGLEERAGVIRAYFDEETELPGAVRDGEWRQEADQDWLAEFKAGLRPVQAGRVTIVPPWLRAEVPGAQVPLIIEPGMAFGTGHHATTRLAVEALGELDLNGRTVLDVGTGSGVLAIAAALLGARYALGVDIDPITIPIAFENAELNGVPAGRAAFMEGTLGDDLPGDVVEDGVYDVLVANLYAELHDLLAGAYVSHLRPGGPLILTGILLSKLPLVRAALDREGFTEVTVREDGEWALVTARAGA, from the coding sequence ATGCTGGTGTACCACCTTCCCGGAACCTTCGACACGCGAGACGACCACCTGGACCTGCTGTGGCAGGCAGGCGCCACCGGCCTGGAGGAGCGCGCGGGCGTGATCCGTGCCTACTTTGACGAGGAAACCGAACTGCCCGGGGCCGTGCGCGACGGCGAGTGGCGCCAGGAAGCCGACCAGGACTGGCTGGCCGAGTTCAAGGCGGGGCTGCGTCCGGTGCAGGCGGGCCGCGTGACCATCGTGCCGCCGTGGCTGCGCGCCGAGGTGCCGGGCGCGCAGGTGCCGCTGATCATCGAGCCGGGGATGGCCTTTGGCACCGGCCACCACGCCACCACCCGGCTGGCCGTGGAGGCGCTGGGCGAACTGGACCTGAACGGCCGCACCGTGCTGGACGTGGGCACCGGCAGCGGCGTGCTGGCGATTGCAGCGGCGCTGCTGGGCGCGCGCTACGCCCTGGGGGTGGACATTGACCCCATCACCATTCCGATTGCCTTTGAAAATGCCGAACTGAACGGGGTGCCAGCGGGCCGCGCGGCCTTTATGGAAGGCACCCTGGGCGACGACCTGCCCGGCGACGTGGTGGAGGACGGCGTGTACGACGTGCTGGTGGCGAACCTGTACGCCGAACTGCACGACCTGCTGGCGGGGGCCTATGTCTCGCACCTGCGTCCGGGTGGCCCACTGATCCTGACCGGCATTCTGCTGAGCAAGCTGCCTTTGGTACGCGCGGCGCTGGACCGCGAAGGCTTTACAGAGGTCACCGTGCGCGAGGACGGCGAGTGGGCGCTGGTGACGGCCCGCGCGGGCGCGTGA
- a CDS encoding MgtC/SapB family protein, whose translation MDALWRDSLAQVGLLTGLLVAAVLSGLIGWEREAHRAGAGLRTHMLVGVSAALFVVLAEALIRQFGNDNTAVRFDMVGVLAAVVSGVSFLGAGTIFSSGKGERTRGLTTAASLLATAGVGVACGLHLYVFALGATLLFLFILRPLHRLAEGGNEHR comes from the coding sequence ATGGATGCCCTCTGGCGCGACAGTCTGGCCCAGGTGGGGCTCCTTACGGGGCTCTTGGTGGCAGCGGTGCTCAGCGGCCTGATCGGCTGGGAGCGGGAAGCCCACCGCGCGGGCGCGGGGCTGCGCACCCACATGCTGGTGGGCGTCAGCGCGGCGCTGTTTGTGGTGCTCGCCGAGGCCCTGATCCGGCAATTCGGCAACGACAACACGGCGGTGCGCTTCGACATGGTGGGCGTGCTGGCCGCCGTGGTCAGCGGCGTGAGCTTTCTGGGCGCAGGCACCATTTTTTCGTCGGGTAAGGGCGAGCGCACCCGGGGCTTGACCACCGCCGCCAGCCTGCTGGCGACCGCCGGGGTGGGTGTGGCCTGCGGCCTGCACCTGTACGTGTTCGCACTGGGCGCCACGTTGCTCTTTCTGTTCATCCTGCGCCCGCTCCACCGCCTGGCCGAGGGGGGCAACGAGCACCGCTGA
- the recO gene encoding DNA repair protein RecO gives MRSRSANRSGIVIRRRVTPAGDIIVTLLTPQGKLKAIARGGVRGPLSSRLNLFHHVGVQLYQTPGNDLATVQQAVLEGALPSLAQPGRYAFAHLMAEFADALFQEGEFSEQAFELFAGALRGVAHQPDPEWVALVMSYKLLALAGFVPQTARCARCGAPEPAHPDPLGGQLLCARCAALPAYPPEALDFLQGVVRRTVRENMAHPLSAEQRPALWRALERFVTAQVGSVHSWRQLVPTTLSA, from the coding sequence GTGAGGTCGCGCAGCGCCAACCGCAGTGGCATCGTGATTCGGCGCCGGGTGACCCCGGCGGGCGACATCATCGTGACTCTGCTAACCCCGCAGGGCAAACTGAAGGCCATTGCGCGCGGCGGCGTGCGCGGTCCGCTGTCCAGCCGCCTGAACCTTTTTCACCATGTGGGCGTGCAGTTGTACCAGACGCCCGGCAATGATCTGGCCACGGTGCAGCAGGCGGTGCTGGAAGGGGCGCTGCCCAGCCTGGCCCAGCCGGGGCGCTACGCCTTTGCCCACCTGATGGCCGAATTTGCCGACGCCCTGTTTCAGGAAGGCGAATTCAGCGAGCAGGCCTTTGAGCTGTTTGCCGGCGCCCTGCGCGGCGTGGCCCACCAGCCCGACCCCGAGTGGGTGGCGCTGGTCATGAGCTACAAGCTGCTGGCCCTGGCAGGTTTTGTGCCGCAGACCGCCCGCTGCGCCCGCTGCGGCGCCCCCGAACCGGCCCACCCCGACCCCCTGGGCGGGCAGCTGCTGTGTGCGCGCTGCGCCGCCCTGCCCGCCTACCCCCCCGAAGCCCTAGATTTTCTGCAGGGCGTGGTCCGGCGCACCGTACGCGAGAACATGGCCCACCCCCTGAGCGCCGAGCAGCGCCCGGCCCTCTGGCGTGCGCTGGAACGCTTTGTGACCGCCCAGGTGGGCAGCGTGCACTCCTGGCGCCAGCTGGTCCCCACCACCCTGAGCGCGTAG
- a CDS encoding glycosyltransferase family 2 protein translates to MLASPPPASALAVLIPAFNEADTVGTVVRVALELTPQVIVVSDGSTDGTAQAAREAGAQVVDLPQNAGKGAALLAAVQAATADTVVLLDADLTGLTLAHLQRLCAPVLSGELDMSIGVFEGGGFVTDWGNKLTPHLSGQRACRRAWLLGVPDLGAERWPEPAITQHLKATGARWAYVELPHVAQVVKEKKRGFWRGAQARTKMYAALLTYRARRRK, encoded by the coding sequence ATGCTGGCGTCCCCCCCACCCGCCTCTGCCCTGGCTGTGCTGATCCCCGCGTTCAACGAAGCCGACACGGTGGGCACGGTGGTGCGCGTGGCGCTGGAACTGACCCCGCAGGTGATCGTGGTCTCCGACGGCAGCACCGACGGCACCGCGCAGGCCGCCCGTGAGGCTGGGGCGCAGGTGGTGGACCTGCCCCAGAACGCGGGCAAGGGCGCGGCGCTGCTCGCGGCCGTGCAGGCCGCCACCGCCGACACCGTGGTGCTGCTGGACGCCGACCTGACCGGCCTGACCCTGGCCCACCTGCAGCGGCTGTGCGCCCCGGTGCTGAGCGGCGAACTGGACATGAGCATTGGCGTTTTTGAGGGCGGGGGCTTCGTGACCGACTGGGGCAACAAGCTCACCCCGCACCTGAGTGGCCAGCGCGCCTGCCGCCGCGCGTGGCTGCTGGGCGTGCCGGACCTGGGGGCCGAACGCTGGCCCGAACCCGCCATCACCCAGCACCTGAAGGCCACAGGCGCGCGCTGGGCCTATGTGGAACTGCCCCATGTGGCCCAGGTGGTCAAGGAAAAGAAGCGGGGCTTCTGGCGCGGGGCCCAGGCGCGCACCAAGATGTACGCCGCCCTGCTGACCTACCGCGCCCGCCGCCGAAAGTAG
- a CDS encoding proline dehydrogenase family protein has protein sequence MIDQIYRKAVLTVAGQKTVEDLVRARGWGMAQRFVAGETPQTAISAVQELHKDGILANLDLLGEFIESPEQCSAFADNVLTMIEAAHAAGITPYVSIKLSSVGQGKTVNGEDLGLSNARRIIGRAGGYGGFVCLDMEDHPRVDQTLAQFRQLVGEFGHGHVGTVLQSYLYRSEEDRAALDDLRPNLRIVKGAYLEPETVAYPDKADVDAAYRRLVYAHMKAGNYVNVATHDEHLIDDVKMFALAHGIAKDAFEFQMLYGIRRDLQKALVQEGYRVRAYIPYGRDWYPYFSRRIAETPRNAMFVIRGMLKG, from the coding sequence ATGATTGACCAGATTTACCGCAAGGCCGTCCTGACGGTGGCCGGCCAGAAGACCGTTGAAGACCTTGTGCGCGCCCGGGGCTGGGGCATGGCGCAGCGCTTCGTGGCGGGCGAGACGCCCCAGACCGCCATTTCGGCCGTGCAGGAACTGCACAAGGACGGCATTCTGGCCAACCTTGATCTGCTGGGCGAGTTCATCGAATCGCCGGAGCAGTGCTCCGCTTTTGCCGACAACGTGCTCACCATGATTGAGGCGGCGCATGCGGCCGGCATCACGCCGTACGTGAGCATCAAGCTGTCCAGCGTGGGCCAGGGCAAGACTGTGAACGGCGAGGACCTGGGCCTGAGCAACGCGCGGCGCATCATCGGGCGGGCGGGGGGCTACGGCGGCTTCGTGTGCCTGGACATGGAAGACCACCCCCGCGTGGACCAGACGCTGGCGCAATTCCGGCAGCTGGTGGGCGAATTTGGGCACGGGCATGTGGGCACCGTGCTGCAGAGCTACCTCTACCGCTCGGAGGAAGACCGCGCCGCCCTGGACGACCTGCGCCCCAACCTGCGCATCGTGAAAGGCGCCTATCTGGAACCCGAAACGGTGGCCTACCCCGACAAGGCCGATGTGGACGCCGCCTATCGCCGCCTGGTGTACGCGCACATGAAAGCCGGGAACTACGTGAACGTGGCGACCCACGACGAGCACCTGATTGACGACGTGAAGATGTTTGCGCTGGCGCACGGCATTGCCAAGGACGCCTTTGAGTTCCAGATGCTGTACGGGATCCGCCGCGACCTGCAAAAAGCCCTGGTGCAGGAGGGTTACCGCGTGCGCGCCTATATTCCTTATGGCCGCGACTGGTACCCCTACTTCAGCCGCCGCATTGCCGAGACGCCGCGCAACGCGATGTTCGTCATTCGCGGCATGCTGAAGGGCTGA
- the proC gene encoding pyrroline-5-carboxylate reductase → MKLAIVGVGKLGLALLEGVTARGVLPAADIGLLDANVPRAQEIAARTGARVIAQAELGRAERILISLQPRVFPEAAEWLAQENAGYISTMAGVNVAALARRLGTKRVVRVMPNLAATIGLSQTAIAGPREAADAGDLAFARTLFGAVGDTYDLPEHLFNTFTGMSASGPAYAAVVAEALADGGVRMGLPRPLANELAAKLLVATGELLQRRAHPGLLKDEVASPGGTTIAGLAALEAAGVRGGLIEAVVQATRRGNELGRDQD, encoded by the coding sequence ATGAAGCTCGCCATTGTTGGAGTGGGAAAACTGGGTCTGGCCCTGCTGGAGGGGGTCACCGCGCGCGGCGTGCTGCCGGCTGCCGACATTGGCCTGCTGGACGCCAACGTGCCGCGTGCCCAGGAGATTGCCGCGCGCACCGGCGCCCGCGTGATCGCGCAGGCGGAACTGGGCCGCGCTGAGCGCATTCTGATCAGCCTGCAGCCGCGCGTATTTCCCGAAGCCGCCGAGTGGCTGGCGCAGGAAAACGCCGGGTACATTTCCACGATGGCCGGGGTAAACGTGGCTGCCCTGGCTCGGCGCCTGGGCACCAAGCGCGTGGTGCGGGTGATGCCCAACCTCGCTGCCACCATTGGCCTAAGTCAGACCGCCATTGCCGGCCCGCGCGAGGCCGCCGACGCAGGCGATCTGGCCTTTGCCCGCACCCTGTTCGGCGCGGTGGGCGACACCTACGACCTCCCCGAGCACCTGTTCAACACCTTTACCGGCATGAGTGCCTCTGGCCCCGCCTACGCCGCCGTGGTGGCCGAGGCCCTGGCCGACGGCGGCGTGCGCATGGGCCTGCCCCGCCCGCTGGCCAACGAACTGGCCGCCAAGCTGCTGGTGGCGACCGGCGAACTGCTGCAGCGCCGCGCCCACCCGGGCCTGCTGAAAGACGAGGTGGCCAGCCCCGGCGGCACCACGATTGCCGGGCTGGCCGCCCTGGAAGCAGCGGGCGTGCGCGGCGGCCTGATTGAAGCGGTAGTGCAGGCCACCCGGCGCGGCAACGAACTGGGCCGCGATCAGGATTGA
- a CDS encoding SDR family oxidoreductase — protein sequence MTGLIGVTGAPGNVGTPLVRALLRRGARVRVLARRPEVARQALADVAAQVEFAPLTFGERPTYARALQGLNRLFVLRPPQLSRVTRDLVPALDVALGAGVRHFALLSLQGADRLTVTPHAQLEVYLRGTGADWTFLRPGFFLQNLSTTHLPELRRGELAVPAGQGRTSFVDVRDVAEAAAVVLTEAGHAGRAYELTGPQALTYGELAEVFSGALGRPVHYTNPSPLAFFRLLRARGVSPAQILVMEAIYATARFGLAAHVSQDLPRLLGRPARTAQDFAHDLRPLLQGDTP from the coding sequence ATGACAGGCCTGATCGGCGTGACCGGCGCGCCCGGCAACGTGGGCACGCCGCTGGTGCGGGCACTGCTGCGCCGGGGCGCGCGGGTGCGGGTGCTGGCCCGCCGCCCGGAGGTGGCGCGGCAGGCCCTGGCCGATGTGGCGGCCCAGGTGGAATTTGCCCCGCTGACCTTCGGGGAGCGGCCCACCTACGCCCGCGCCCTGCAGGGCCTGAACCGGCTGTTTGTGCTGCGCCCGCCGCAGCTGAGCCGCGTGACGCGCGATCTGGTGCCCGCGCTGGACGTGGCCCTGGGAGCCGGGGTGCGGCACTTTGCCCTGCTGTCGCTGCAGGGCGCCGACCGCCTGACGGTCACGCCACACGCGCAGCTTGAAGTGTACCTGCGCGGCACCGGCGCCGACTGGACCTTTCTGCGGCCCGGCTTCTTTCTGCAGAACCTGAGCACCACCCACCTGCCCGAACTGCGCCGGGGCGAGCTGGCCGTGCCCGCCGGCCAGGGCCGCACCTCGTTTGTGGACGTGCGCGATGTGGCGGAAGCGGCGGCCGTGGTCCTCACCGAGGCCGGGCATGCGGGCCGGGCCTATGAACTGACGGGCCCCCAGGCGCTGACCTACGGCGAACTGGCTGAGGTCTTCTCGGGGGCGCTGGGCCGCCCTGTGCACTACACCAACCCCTCGCCCCTGGCCTTTTTCCGGCTGCTGCGGGCGCGCGGCGTGTCGCCTGCACAGATTCTGGTGATGGAAGCCATCTACGCCACCGCCCGCTTTGGCCTCGCTGCCCACGTCTCGCAGGACCTGCCCCGGCTGCTGGGCCGCCCGGCCCGCACCGCGCAGGACTTCGCCCACGACCTTAGACCCCTGCTGCAAGGAGACACCCCATGA
- a CDS encoding 16S rRNA (uracil(1498)-N(3))-methyltransferase, translating to MVLGPGEARHLHVLRLRAGDEVRVFDGQGHEARAILAELDEARAVLTLGEPVSGAAETPFPLTLGAALLKGDKLADVVRAATELGVAQVQLLVTARADVRDIGPQKLKRLNRVAQEASKQSRRAVVPPVLAPVPLAAFQPAGQVLVAQPGAAARVAEVVAWHAPLTVITGPEGGLTDAEVAALSARGAHTVTLGPRILRAETAPVALLGAIAALGL from the coding sequence ATGGTCCTGGGCCCCGGTGAGGCCCGGCACCTGCATGTGCTGCGCCTGCGCGCCGGCGACGAGGTGCGGGTGTTTGACGGCCAGGGCCACGAGGCGCGCGCCATCCTGGCCGAACTGGACGAGGCCCGCGCGGTACTGACCCTGGGCGAACCGGTCAGCGGCGCGGCCGAAACGCCCTTTCCCCTTACGCTGGGCGCCGCCTTGCTGAAGGGCGACAAACTGGCGGATGTGGTGCGCGCCGCCACCGAACTGGGCGTGGCACAGGTGCAGCTGCTGGTCACTGCCCGCGCCGATGTGCGCGACATTGGGCCGCAGAAGCTCAAGCGCCTGAACCGCGTGGCGCAGGAGGCCAGCAAGCAGTCGCGCCGCGCGGTGGTGCCCCCGGTGCTGGCCCCAGTGCCCCTGGCCGCTTTTCAGCCGGCCGGGCAGGTGCTGGTGGCGCAGCCGGGCGCCGCCGCGCGCGTGGCCGAGGTGGTGGCGTGGCACGCGCCTTTGACCGTCATCACCGGCCCCGAAGGCGGCCTGACTGACGCCGAGGTGGCCGCCCTGAGCGCACGCGGCGCCCACACCGTGACCCTGGGGCCCCGCATCCTGCGCGCCGAAACCGCCCCGGTGGCGCTGCTGGGTGCCATTGCGGCGCTGGGGCTATAA
- a CDS encoding LacI family DNA-binding transcriptional regulator, whose translation MTRAVTLTEVAREAGVSPSTVSRILNGTARVGDDKATQVRRAIEKLGYTRNAFARSLATGSSGIIGVLTPDIASPFYNDALSGIERGLMGSGYSPLMISGHWRTGEEEHAVELLLGRRVEGLILLGGQLPDAEIRAVAAQVPVGVLGRVVDLEAWGGVSIALDQRQSARDLVTYLVGRGHRVIGHISGPPDHADARERLAGYREALEDCGLRFQPSLVVAGDFQELSGLIGMQRLWQRCPRLTAVFCANDQMAYGARLALHRLGLRVPEDLSLIGFDDLPGSAYTTPPLSSVRQPMAEMGRWLARAVLARLRGEAIPPFTPRQELMLRESVATRRVGPDPAHPPLRPKPLP comes from the coding sequence ATGACCCGTGCCGTTACCCTCACCGAAGTGGCGCGCGAGGCTGGGGTGTCGCCCAGCACGGTGTCGCGCATTCTGAACGGCACCGCCCGCGTGGGCGATGACAAGGCCACGCAGGTGCGCCGGGCCATTGAGAAACTGGGCTATACGCGCAACGCCTTCGCGCGCAGCCTCGCCACGGGCAGCTCCGGCATTATCGGGGTGCTGACGCCGGACATTGCCAGCCCCTTTTACAACGACGCCCTGAGCGGTATCGAGCGCGGCCTGATGGGCAGCGGGTACTCGCCCCTGATGATCAGCGGGCACTGGCGCACGGGCGAGGAGGAGCACGCCGTGGAACTGCTGCTGGGCCGCCGGGTGGAGGGCCTGATTCTGCTGGGCGGCCAACTGCCCGACGCCGAGATTCGGGCGGTGGCCGCGCAGGTGCCCGTGGGGGTGCTGGGGCGCGTGGTGGACCTGGAGGCCTGGGGCGGGGTGTCTATTGCGCTGGATCAGCGGCAGTCGGCGCGGGACCTCGTGACGTATCTGGTGGGGCGCGGGCACCGGGTAATCGGGCACATCAGCGGGCCGCCCGACCATGCCGACGCCCGCGAGCGGCTGGCCGGTTACCGCGAGGCGCTGGAGGACTGCGGCCTGCGCTTTCAGCCCTCACTGGTGGTGGCGGGCGACTTTCAGGAGTTGTCGGGGCTGATTGGGATGCAGCGCCTGTGGCAGCGTTGCCCCCGCCTGACCGCCGTGTTCTGCGCCAACGACCAGATGGCCTACGGCGCCCGGCTGGCGCTGCACCGCCTGGGCCTGCGCGTACCCGAGGACCTGTCGCTGATCGGCTTTGACGACCTGCCAGGCTCGGCGTACACCACGCCGCCGCTGTCTTCGGTGCGCCAGCCCATGGCCGAGATGGGCCGCTGGCTGGCACGCGCCGTGCTGGCCCGGCTGCGCGGCGAGGCCATCCCGCCCTTTACGCCGCGCCAGGAACTGATGCTGCGTGAGTCCGTGGCGACCCGCCGGGTGGGACCCGACCCCGCCCACCCCCCGCTGCGTCCAAAGCCGCTACCCTGA
- the pruA gene encoding L-glutamate gamma-semialdehyde dehydrogenase, translated as MIKVQDYRPQSFIDFTQPENVAAYQAALKKVRAELVGKHYPLIIDGERVDTAEKLQSLNPCDTSEVVGTTAKATTEDAERALQGAWKAFEGWKKWDMDARARILLKAAAILKRRRLEACALMSIEVGKNYAEADVEVAEAIDFLEYYARSAMKYAGFGSSETTWFEGEENGLMSIPLGVGVSISPWNFPCAIFIGMAAAPIVAGNCVLVKPAEDAGLIAGFMVDIMLEAGLPAGVLQFLPGVGKEIGEYLTTHAGTRFITFTGSRAVGLHINEVAAKVQPGQKWIKRVVMELGGKDAMIVDETADLDVAVTAAVQGAFGFNGQKCSAMSRLIVVDEVYDAVVNAFVERAKALKVGTGEENANVTAVVNQMSFDKISSYLELAPSEGTVLLGGQAPGECGGKKGYYIQPTIVGDVQRGARLAQEEIFGPVVSVLRAKDWQDALAIANATEYGLTGGVCSNSRERLEQARAEFEVGNLYFNRKITGAIVGVQPFGGYNMSGTDSKAGGPDYLANFMQLKTVTERW; from the coding sequence ATGATCAAAGTTCAGGACTACCGCCCGCAGAGCTTCATTGACTTTACCCAGCCCGAAAACGTGGCCGCGTATCAGGCCGCGCTGAAGAAGGTGCGCGCCGAACTGGTGGGCAAGCACTACCCCCTGATCATTGACGGCGAGCGGGTGGACACCGCCGAGAAGCTGCAAAGCCTCAACCCCTGCGACACCAGCGAGGTGGTGGGCACCACCGCCAAGGCCACCACCGAGGACGCCGAGCGGGCCCTGCAGGGCGCCTGGAAGGCCTTTGAGGGCTGGAAGAAGTGGGACATGGACGCGCGGGCCCGCATTCTGCTGAAAGCCGCCGCCATCCTCAAGCGCCGCCGCCTGGAAGCCTGCGCCCTGATGAGCATTGAGGTGGGCAAGAACTACGCCGAGGCCGATGTCGAAGTGGCCGAGGCCATTGACTTTCTGGAGTATTACGCCCGCTCGGCCATGAAGTACGCGGGCTTTGGCAGCAGCGAAACCACATGGTTTGAAGGCGAGGAAAACGGCCTGATGTCCATTCCGCTGGGCGTGGGGGTCAGCATCAGCCCCTGGAACTTCCCCTGCGCGATCTTCATTGGCATGGCGGCGGCGCCCATCGTGGCGGGCAACTGCGTGCTGGTCAAACCCGCTGAGGACGCCGGGCTGATCGCCGGCTTCATGGTGGACATCATGCTGGAAGCCGGGCTACCCGCCGGGGTGCTGCAGTTCCTGCCCGGTGTGGGCAAGGAGATTGGCGAGTACCTGACCACCCACGCGGGGACCCGCTTCATCACCTTTACCGGCAGCCGCGCGGTCGGTCTGCACATCAACGAGGTGGCGGCCAAGGTGCAGCCTGGGCAGAAGTGGATCAAGCGCGTGGTCATGGAACTGGGCGGCAAAGACGCCATGATCGTGGATGAAACCGCCGATCTGGACGTGGCGGTCACGGCCGCCGTGCAGGGTGCCTTTGGCTTCAACGGCCAGAAGTGCAGCGCCATGAGCCGCCTGATCGTGGTGGACGAGGTGTACGACGCGGTGGTGAATGCCTTCGTGGAGCGCGCCAAGGCCTTGAAGGTGGGCACCGGCGAGGAGAACGCCAACGTCACGGCCGTGGTGAACCAGATGAGCTTTGACAAGATCAGCAGCTATCTGGAGCTGGCCCCAAGCGAGGGCACGGTGCTGCTGGGCGGGCAGGCCCCAGGCGAATGCGGCGGCAAGAAGGGGTACTACATCCAGCCGACCATCGTGGGCGACGTGCAGCGCGGCGCCCGGCTGGCGCAGGAAGAAATCTTCGGGCCGGTGGTGTCGGTGCTGCGCGCCAAGGACTGGCAGGACGCGCTTGCTATTGCCAACGCCACCGAGTACGGCCTGACCGGCGGGGTGTGCAGCAACTCGCGCGAGCGGCTGGAACAGGCCCGCGCCGAGTTCGAGGTGGGCAACCTGTACTTCAACCGCAAGATTACAGGCGCCATCGTGGGGGTGCAGCCGTTTGGCGGCTACAACATGAGCGGCACGGATTCCAAGGCGGGCGGCCCGGATTACCTGGCGAACTTCATGCAGCTCAAAACTGTGACCGAGCGCTGGTAA
- a CDS encoding GntR family transcriptional regulator: MTSFERPTLVRDGVYEHLRRAVLDGDIAPGERLGEVELGQQLGVSRTPIREALMRLTQDGLLVAEANKGVRVRLLSAAEARDTYVVREELDGLAAALAAQHHTPEDAEALRAALAELHAAPADDYRAQTRLDLAFHRAITHAAHNAALAPLARDLEQRVALIKHQTRTYNAHPQTDAQHAALLDAILARDGHAARAAARLHVRTFAALVLSDLGENP; the protein is encoded by the coding sequence ATGACCTCGTTTGAACGACCCACCCTGGTGCGCGACGGTGTGTATGAACACCTGCGCCGCGCCGTGCTGGACGGCGACATCGCCCCCGGCGAGCGGCTGGGCGAGGTGGAATTGGGCCAGCAACTGGGCGTGTCCCGCACCCCCATCCGCGAGGCCCTGATGCGGCTCACCCAGGACGGCCTGCTGGTGGCCGAAGCCAACAAGGGTGTGCGGGTGCGCCTGCTCAGCGCCGCCGAGGCCCGCGACACCTACGTAGTGCGCGAGGAGCTTGACGGCCTTGCGGCGGCCCTGGCGGCCCAGCACCACACCCCTGAAGATGCAGAGGCCCTGCGCGCCGCCCTGGCCGAACTGCACGCCGCCCCGGCCGACGACTACCGCGCCCAGACCCGGCTGGACCTCGCCTTTCACCGGGCCATCACGCACGCCGCGCACAACGCCGCCCTAGCCCCACTGGCGCGCGATCTGGAACAACGCGTGGCCCTGATCAAGCACCAGACCCGCACCTACAACGCCCACCCGCAGACCGATGCCCAGCACGCCGCGCTGCTGGACGCCATTCTGGCGCGCGACGGCCACGCGGCGCGGGCAGCGGCCCGGCTGCATGTGCGCACCTTCGCTGCCCTCGTCCTGAGTGACCTAGGAGAGAACCCATGA
- a CDS encoding cold-shock protein translates to MAVGKVKWFNAEKGYGFIQTEGSPDVFAHFSAIQASGFKKLNEGDEVEFEIEEGQRGKGPQAKNIVVTKAAPVSEYGGAGGGNRRNDRW, encoded by the coding sequence ATGGCAGTAGGCAAAGTAAAGTGGTTCAACGCGGAAAAGGGTTACGGCTTCATTCAGACTGAAGGCAGCCCCGACGTCTTCGCGCACTTCAGCGCCATCCAGGCCAGCGGCTTCAAGAAGCTGAACGAAGGCGACGAAGTCGAGTTTGAAATCGAAGAAGGTCAGCGCGGCAAGGGCCCCCAGGCCAAGAACATTGTCGTGACCAAGGCTGCCCCCGTGAGCGAGTACGGTGGCGCCGGCGGCGGCAACCGTCGCAACGACCGCTGGTAA